In the Bacillus sp. HSf4 genome, TGACGGCTTCCGCCTTTTGAATGGCAATCGTTTTCGGAGCCAGCTCACCGACCACAACATGCAAAAACGTAATAATCACAAAAGCGGTCACCACTGACCCGATCCTTATGACCGACTCAGGCAGACCGAAGAGTTCGAAAAGCGGGTGAATGATCCTCTCAAATGTAGATTCCCCGAGCCAGCCGAGCCCTAAAGCGGTGATCGTGATTCCCAGCTGGCAGGCCGATAAGTATTCATCTAAATTTGAAATCACCTTTTTGGCTGCAATCGCCCGCGTATCCCCGTTTTCCACCAATTGATCGATTTTTGTCCCGCGAATTTTAACAATCGCGAACTCGGCGACAACAAAAAAAGCTGTTGCTGCAATTAAAAGCATGACGAGTATGAGATTTAAGATATTCAAAAAAAACCCTTACCAAATGAATTGGTAAGGGGTCACCTCCTCTGACGAATGGTTAGTCATTACGGCCGGACAGGAAAATCGCTACGAAGCGCAGCAGTTCAAACAATGAAACGAGCGCTGCGGCTACATATGTCAATGCCGCGGCATCAAGTACTTTGCTGACGCCTCTTTCTTCAGTGTTGCGGATCATTCCTTCCGAGACGATGATCCGTTTTGCCCTGGAGCTTGCGTTGAATTCAACAGGCAGCGTCACAAGCTGAAAGAGTACGGCTGCGGAAAACAGTATGATGCCGAGGCCGATCAGATTCAGGCTTCCAAGCAATAAGCCGCCAAGAAATAAAAACGGCGCCACTCCCGAAGAAAAGTTGACAATCGGGAACATCTTATGCCTTAAAACAAGGGCGCCGTATGATTCCTGATGCTGCAAGGCATGTCCGCATTCATGGGAAGCAACGGAAACTGAAGCGATCGAACGGCCGTAATATACGGGTTCAGATAACCGTACAACGCGCGCTGTCGGG is a window encoding:
- a CDS encoding zinc metallopeptidase, which translates into the protein MIFLLLTFAALGLSIWAQFKVKSNFEKYSKVEASSGRTGAEVARQILDRNGLYDVPVEPVRGTLTDHYDPTARVVRLSEPVYYGRSIASVSVASHECGHALQHQESYGALVLRHKMFPIVNFSSGVAPFLFLGGLLLGSLNLIGLGIILFSAAVLFQLVTLPVEFNASSRAKRIIVSEGMIRNTEERGVSKVLDAAALTYVAAALVSLFELLRFVAIFLSGRND